Below is a genomic region from Strigops habroptila isolate Jane unplaced genomic scaffold, bStrHab1.2.pri NW_022045634.1_ctg1, whole genome shotgun sequence.
GTTTACCCCCATTAACTCCCGTTTACTCCCAGTGACGCTCCCCagtccctcccccccccccgttatCGGTTCCCGCAGCTGGTGCCGGCCCCGCCcggggggggatgggggggggggaggggcgcgGGGTTATCAGCGCgcgcgggggggggcggggcggCCATGGCGGGTCCCGGGGCGCTGCTGGCGCTCGGGGGGCTCCTGGCgctgggggggcgggggggggcggcgagggggggggggacggaGCCCTCGACCTGGAAGgtaacggggggggggggcgcgtGTGCAAGGGGGGGGGTTTGTGCaagggggggggtgtgtgcaAGGGGGGGGCGCTTGTGCAAAGGGGGAGGGTTGTGCGGGGGGGGGTGTGCAAGGGGGGGGCGCttgtgcgggggggggggtgagtCCTTGTGCGAACCCTCCTGTGTGACCCCCCCGtcgtgcccccccccccccccccatttctctgtgtctggttgttgttcccccccccccggggggtttgttttgggggggggattGTGCGAAGGCCTCGTGcaccccctctccccacccccacaACCCCCGGTGACCCCTGTGTGACCCCTGTGACCTCCCCCTAACCCCCCGGTGTGACTTGCGACCCCCATAGCCCCAGAGTGACCCCTGTGTGACTCCCATGTGATCTCCCCTGTGACCCCATGACCCCTGTGTGACCCTTGTGACTCCTTTTGACCCCTCTGTAACCCCCTTGTGATCCCTGTGTGACCCCCCTGTGACCTCCCCATAACCCCTGTGTGACCCTTGTGACCCCTCTGTAACCCTGGTGTGACCCCTTTGTGACCCTTGTGACCCCTGTGTAACCCCTATGACCCTCCCATAACCCCAGTGTGACCCCTGTGTGGCCCTTGTGACCCGTCTGTAACCCTGGTGTGACTCCTGTGTGACCTTCTATGTGACCCCCATAACCCCTGTGTGACCCTTCTGACTCCTCTGTAACCCTGGTGTGACCCCTGTGTAACCCCTATgacccccccataaccccaGTGTGACCCTCTATGTGACTCCCATAACCCCTTTGTGACCCATAACCCCAGCATGACCCCTGTGGCCCTTGTGAGACCCCTGTGACCCCAGCATGACCCCCATGTGACCTCCCCTATGACCCCATACCCCCTGTGTGATGCCTGTAACCCCCCTCAACCCCAGCATGACCCCTCTGTGACCCCCATAACCCCTGTGTGACCCCAGTGTGACCCCCCCGTGACCTCTGCCCCCGCAGCGCTGCTGTTGGCCGCGGAGCCGCAGGAGCCCAAGTGCTTCACGCGGGCGCTGCTGGAGCTCACGTGCTTCTGGGAGAGCGACGGCGACCCCGACCCCCGGCGCTTCCGCCTGCAGTACTGGCTCGAGTGCGTGACCCCTGACCCCTCACCTCTGACCCCTGGCACTGACCCTAACGCTAACCCCTGACCCCGACCCCCAGCACTTCTGCCCGCAGTGGCACCTTGAGTGTGTGACCTCTGAGCCCTGACCCTAACACTGACCTCTGACCCCTAACACTGACCTCTGACACTGACCCTAACACTGAGTCCTGACCTCTAAGCCCTGGCCCTAACACTGACCTCTGACCCTAGTACTGAGCCCTGATCTCTGACCCCTAACCCTAACACTGACCTCTGACCCCTGACCCTAACACTGAGTCCTGACCTCTGACCCCTGACCCTAACACTGACCTCTGAccctaacactgagccctgaTCTCTGACCCCTGACACTGACCCTAACACTGAGTCCTGACCTCTGACTCCTGACCCCGACCCTAACACTGACCCCTGATCTCTGACCCCTGACCCCAACCCCTGACCTCTAGCACTTCTGCCTGCAGTACTGCCTCGAGTGCGTGGCCTCTGACCCGGACCCTAACACTGACCCCTaacccccatcacccccattacccccatcactcccattgcccccattgcccccatcgcccccattcccccattccccccattcccccatcacccccattgccccattccccccattgcccccatcgcccccattgcccccccatcacccccatcacccccatcgCCCCCCATGACCCCTgtgccgccccccccccccccgcgcagGCAGGACCCGTGGCACGACTGCCCCCTGCTGGCCgcgcgccgcggccgccgctccCGGTTCTGGTGCTCGctcccggccgccgccgccgtctCGTTCGTGCCGCTGGAGCTGCGCGTGCTCGACCTGCGCGCGCCCCCGCCCGCCCAGCCCCTGCACCGCAGAACCGTGATGCTGCAGCGCCTCGGTGCGGCCGCGGGGGGGCTGCGGGAGGAGttgggggggctgggggggatgGGGGCAAGGGGGGATGGGAGATGGGGGGATGGGGGACTTGGGGGGCAGAGAGGGTGGGAGATGGGGGGATGGGGGacttggggggtgggggggatgggaggtgggatgggggacTTGGGGGGCAAGGGGGGTATGGGAGATGGGGGGATGGGGGACTTGGGGGGCAAGGGGGGatgggaggtgggatgggggacttggggggcagggggggatGGGAGATGGGGGGATGGGGGACTTGGGGGGCAGCGGGGGatgggaggtgggatgggggacTTGGGGGGCAAGGGAGGAATGGGAGATGGGGGGATGGGGGActtgggggggaaggggggatgGGAGATAGGATGGGGGATTTGGGGGGCAAGGGGGGGATGGGAGATGCGGGGATAGGGACTTGGGGTGCAGAGGGGGATGGGAGATGAGGAGATGGAGAGGAgttggggggctgggggggctggggggcaaGGGGCAACCCGAGGGAACgtggtttgggggggtgggggaagatgGGGGACTtggggggcagggagaggagttGGGGGGCTGGGGGacttggggggtggggggggatgggagatgggatgggggaCTTAGGGGGCAGAGAGGAATGGGAAATGGGGGGATAAGGGGGACTTGTGgggctgagggtgctggggggcaggGGGCACCCCGGGGGAAGgtggtttgggggggtggggggataGGGGGGACTTGGGGGGCAAGGGGGGGATGGGAGATGGGGGGATGGGGGACTtgaggggcagggagaggacttggggggctggggggagctGGTTGGGTTAGGGGGAACTGGGGGGCTGAGGgagggggatatggggggtccagccccactgccccccCTTACACCCcatcctccccccccccccccagtgctgctgggccCCCCCGAGAACGTGACCGTGGGGCCGGGGGGGGACCGGGGGCAGCTTTGTGTGcgctgggacccccccccccagcccctacCTCGAGTCCAGCCTCATCTatgagctgctgctgcgggTCCCGGGGCTGCCCCCCCGCACGGTGGGTccgggggggggcacgggggggtcttatgggtgctggggggtgggggCGGAGGGGTCCTGGGGGGGCCACATGGGGGGGGATATATGGGGGGGAGGTACCCCAAAGGGGGGGTCCTACATCAATGGGATGGTATTTGGGGGGGGTCCTACATGAACGGAGCATATTTGGGAGGGGGGTACCCCAAAAGGGGGGGGCTCCTACATCAATGGAAGGTATTTGAGAGGGGGGTACCCCAAAAGGAACGGGGGGGTCCTACACCATGGGCGGTATTTGGGGGTTACCCCAAAGGGGGGGTCCTACATCAATGGAAAGTATTTGGGAGGGGAGTACCCCAAAAGGGGGGGGGGTCTTGCCTCAATTGAAGGTATTTAGGGGGGGTACCCCAAAAGGAAGGGGGGGGTCCTACACCATGGGCGGTATTTGGGGGGTTACCCCAAAGGGGGGGTCCCACATCAATGGGCGATATTTAGGGGGGGGGTACCCCAAAAGGGGGGGGTCCCACATCAATGGGCGGTATTTAGGGGGGGGTACCCCAAAAGGGGGGGTGTTCGGGGGGGTTCCGAGGAGGTGCCCCCCCccgacaccccccccccccgcacccgCAGGTGGGGGTGgccgcggggcggcgggagcagcGCGTGGGGGCGCTGCGGGGGGGCAGCGCGGTCACGGTCCGGGCCCGGACCCGCCCCGACGGCGTCAGCTACGACGGGTTCTGGAGCCCCTGGTCCCGGCCCGCCAGCGCCGTGACCCCCCCCGGTGAGCgcgggggggcggggggtgggggggcgaggggggggatggggggatatgggaatgggggggacatggggggacatgggggggatatgggaatggggggatatggggggatatgggggggatatgggaatggggggacatgggggacatggggggatatgggaatggagggacatggggggatatgggggggatatgggaatggggggacatggggggatatgggggggatatgggaatggggggacatggggggatatggggggatatgggaatggggggatatggggggatatggggggatatgggaatggggggacatggggggatatgggggggatatgggaatggggggacatggggggatatggggggatatgggaatggagggacatggggggatatgggaatggggggacatgggggggatatggggggatatgggaatggggggacatggggggatatgggaatggggggacatggggggatatggggggatatgggaatggggggacatggggggatatgggaatggggggacatggggggatatggggggatatgggaatggggggacatggggggacatgggggggatatgggaaTGGGGGAGACgaggggggatatggggggatatagGGGGGAccatggggatatggggggatatgggaatgggggggacatgggggggacatAGGGAGGGTATGCGGGGATATGGgaatggggggatatggggggatatgggggggatGTGGTAATGGGGGGAACATGGGGGGTACATGGAGGGGATATGGAGACATgtgggggggacatggggggacatggggatggggcGAAAATGGGGGGACAGGGTGTGGGGGGGacttggggacatgggggggcacatggggatggggaccatGGGAATGgaggggacacggggggggACACAGGATGGATGTGGGGCCTTGGGGACACAGTGACggggacactggggggggggcatgtcctgctctgccccacactgacccccccatccccatgtttgtgtgtccccccccccagacaTGGACCCGGTGACGCTGGGGCTCTCCTGTCTATTGGCCATCCTGGTGCTGgcgctggtgctgctggggctgctggggcacCGCAGGTACTggggggggccatggggggccgtgggggggtcccggggtgCGTGTCCCCCCCCTGTGGTGTCACTGCTgtccccaggctgctgcaggagaagcttTGGCCGCCGGTGCCGGGCCCCGAGCGGGAGTTCGAGGGGCTCTTCAGTGCCTATGGGGGCAACTTCCAGGTAtgggggggcccggggggggtTCTTGTAGGTCCTACTCTAATGGGGTATCTGAAAGAGGGGGGTGTTTGTGGAGGTCCTATATCAACGGGGGGATGTTTAGGGGAGTGCCataaaggggaggggggagtcCTGCATCGATGGAGGGGTATATTGGGGGGCAGCCCAAAGGGGGGGGTCCTACATCATTGGGGGAGCTATTGGGGGGGGGATGAGAAAGGTGGGGGAAACTATATCAATAGGggttatttgggggggggatgTTACACCAAAGGGGGGTCCTGCATCAATaagggggtgtttgggggttaCCCCATTAGGCAGGTGTTTGTAACCCTAAAGGGGGGGCTTATGGGGGTCTCTAACACCGTGTCCCCCAGCTCTGGCTCTGCCACGGGGTTGGGGCTCCCTGGACCCCCCCTGCGGGGGCCCCCGAAGCCGAGGAGCTGCCGAGCACCGTGGAGGAGGTGGGACCCCCCCCGGGCAAGGGGCCGCCCCCCTCCGAGGGGgaccccccctgcacccccccatGCGCCAGCCCCTCGCCCGCCTCCAGCTTCGAGTACACGCTCTTCGACCCGGGCTCAGCCCTTCTGACCCCACGAGGGGCGCCCCCCGGTCCCGGGgacccccccgggaccccctCGGCCCCCCCCCACGGGTCTTATGCCAACCTGGCCCCTCTGAAAGGGGCCCCCTTCAAATGGGTTGATGGGGACGCCCCTGCTgatggggacccccccacctATGTGATCTGCTCCTaattggggggagggggatgtGACACAGAGAGGGG
It encodes:
- the EPOR gene encoding erythropoietin receptor → MDPVTLGLSCLLAILVLALVLLGLLGHRRLLQEKLWPPVPGPEREFEGLFSAYGGNFQLWLCHGVGAPWTPPAGAPEAEELPSTVEEVGPPPGKGPPPSEGDPPCTPPCASPSPASSFEYTLFDPGSALLTPRGAPPGPGDPPGTPSAPPHGSYANLAPLKGAPFKWVDGDAPADGDPPTYVICS